A window from Theropithecus gelada isolate Dixy chromosome 1, Tgel_1.0, whole genome shotgun sequence encodes these proteins:
- the LHX9 gene encoding LIM/homeobox protein Lhx9 isoform X4: MEIVGCRAEDNSCPFRPPAMLFHGISGGHIQGIMEEMERRSKTEARLAKGAQLNGRDAGMPPLSPEKPALCAGCGGKISDRYYLLAVDKQWHLRCLKCCECKLALESELTCFAKDGSIYCKEDYYRRFSVQRCARCHLGISASEMVMRARDSVYHLSCFTCSTCNKTLTTGDHFGMKDSLVYCRAHFETLLQGEYPPQLSYTELAAKSGGLALPYFNGTGTVQKGRPRKRKSPALGVDIVNYNSGCNENEADHLDRDQQPYPPSQKTKRMRTSFKHHQLRTMKSYFAINHNPDAKDLKQLAQKTGLTKRVLQGEQILGHYSQTSRRLKIP; encoded by the exons ATGGAAATAGTGGGGTGCCGAGCAGAAGACAACTCGTGTCCTTTCCGCCCCCCAGCCATGCTCTTCCACGGGATCTCCGGAGGCCACATCCAAGGCATCATGGAGGAGATGGAGCGCAGATCCAAGACTGAGGCCCGTCTGGCCAAAGGCGCCCAGCTCAACGGCCGCGACGCG GGCATGCCCCCGCTTAGCCCGGAGAAGCCCGCCCTGTGCGCCGGCTGCGGGGGCAAGATCTCGGACAGGTACTACCTGCTGGCTGTGGACAAACAGTGGCATCTGAGATGCCTGAAGTGCTGTGAATGTAAGCTGGCCCTCGAGTCCGAGCTCACCTGCTTTGCCAAGGACGGTAGCATTTACTGCAAGGAGGATTACTACAG AAGGTTCTCTGTGCAGAGATGTGCCCGCTGCCACCTTGGCATTTCCGCCTCGGAGATGGTCATGCGCGCCCGAGACTCAGTCTACCACCTGAGCTGCTTCACCTGCTCCACTTGCAACAAGACTCTGACCACGGGCGACCATTTCGGCATGAAGGACAGCCTGGTGTACTGCCGCGCCCACTTCGAGACCCTCTTGCAAGGAGAGTATCCACCGCAGCTGAGCTACACGGAGCTGGCGGCCAAGAGCGGCGGCCTGGCCCTGCCTTACTTCAATGGTACGGGCACCGTGCAGAAGGGGCGGCCCCGGAAGCGGAAGAGCCCAGCGCTGGGAGTAGACATCGTCAATTACAACTCAG GTTGTAATGAGAATGAGGCAGACCACTTGGACCGGGACCAGCAGCCTTATCCACCCTCACAGAAGACCAAGCGCATGCGAACCTCTTTCAAGCATCACCAGCTCCGGACCATGAAATCCTACTTTGCCATCAACCACAATCCGGATGCCAAGGACCTCAAGCAGCTTGCCCAGAAAACAGGCCTGACCAAAAGAGTTTTGCAG GGAGAACAAATCTTGGGGCATTACAGCCAAACATCCCGACGTTTGAAAATTCCCTAA
- the LHX9 gene encoding LIM/homeobox protein Lhx9 isoform X1, with translation MEIVGCRAEDNSCPFRPPAMLFHGISGGHIQGIMEEMERRSKTEARLAKGAQLNGRDAGMPPLSPEKPALCAGCGGKISDRYYLLAVDKQWHLRCLKCCECKLALESELTCFAKDGSIYCKEDYYRRFSVQRCARCHLGISASEMVMRARDSVYHLSCFTCSTCNKTLTTGDHFGMKDSLVYCRAHFETLLQGEYPPQLSYTELAAKSGGLALPYFNGTGTVQKGRPRKRKSPALGVDIVNYNSGLSCNENEADHLDRDQQPYPPSQKTKRMRTSFKHHQLRTMKSYFAINHNPDAKDLKQLAQKTGLTKRVLQVWFQNARAKFRRNLLRQENGGVDKADGTSLPAPPSADSGALTPPGTATTLTDLTNPTITVVTSVTSNMDSHESGSPSQTTLTNLF, from the exons ATGGAAATAGTGGGGTGCCGAGCAGAAGACAACTCGTGTCCTTTCCGCCCCCCAGCCATGCTCTTCCACGGGATCTCCGGAGGCCACATCCAAGGCATCATGGAGGAGATGGAGCGCAGATCCAAGACTGAGGCCCGTCTGGCCAAAGGCGCCCAGCTCAACGGCCGCGACGCG GGCATGCCCCCGCTTAGCCCGGAGAAGCCCGCCCTGTGCGCCGGCTGCGGGGGCAAGATCTCGGACAGGTACTACCTGCTGGCTGTGGACAAACAGTGGCATCTGAGATGCCTGAAGTGCTGTGAATGTAAGCTGGCCCTCGAGTCCGAGCTCACCTGCTTTGCCAAGGACGGTAGCATTTACTGCAAGGAGGATTACTACAG AAGGTTCTCTGTGCAGAGATGTGCCCGCTGCCACCTTGGCATTTCCGCCTCGGAGATGGTCATGCGCGCCCGAGACTCAGTCTACCACCTGAGCTGCTTCACCTGCTCCACTTGCAACAAGACTCTGACCACGGGCGACCATTTCGGCATGAAGGACAGCCTGGTGTACTGCCGCGCCCACTTCGAGACCCTCTTGCAAGGAGAGTATCCACCGCAGCTGAGCTACACGGAGCTGGCGGCCAAGAGCGGCGGCCTGGCCCTGCCTTACTTCAATGGTACGGGCACCGTGCAGAAGGGGCGGCCCCGGAAGCGGAAGAGCCCAGCGCTGGGAGTAGACATCGTCAATTACAACTCAGGT ttaa GTTGTAATGAGAATGAGGCAGACCACTTGGACCGGGACCAGCAGCCTTATCCACCCTCACAGAAGACCAAGCGCATGCGAACCTCTTTCAAGCATCACCAGCTCCGGACCATGAAATCCTACTTTGCCATCAACCACAATCCGGATGCCAAGGACCTCAAGCAGCTTGCCCAGAAAACAGGCCTGACCAAAAGAGTTTTGCAG GTTTGGTTCCAAAACGCACGAGCCAAATTCAGAAGGAACCTTttgcggcaggagaatgggggTGTTGATAAAGCTGATGGCACGTCGCTTCCGGCCCCGCCCTCAGCAGACAGCGGAGCTCTCACTCCACCCGGCACTGCGACCACTTTAACAGACCTGACCAATCCCACTATCACTGTAGTGACATCCGTGACCTCTAACATGGACAGCCACGAATCCGGAAGCCCCTCACAAACTACCTTAACGAACCTTTTCtaa
- the LHX9 gene encoding LIM/homeobox protein Lhx9 isoform X2, producing MEIVGCRAEDNSCPFRPPAMLFHGISGGHIQGIMEEMERRSKTEARLAKGAQLNGRDAGMPPLSPEKPALCAGCGGKISDRYYLLAVDKQWHLRCLKCCECKLALESELTCFAKDGSIYCKEDYYRRFSVQRCARCHLGISASEMVMRARDSVYHLSCFTCSTCNKTLTTGDHFGMKDSLVYCRAHFETLLQGEYPPQLSYTELAAKSGGLALPYFNGTGTVQKGRPRKRKSPALGVDIVNYNSGCNENEADHLDRDQQPYPPSQKTKRMRTSFKHHQLRTMKSYFAINHNPDAKDLKQLAQKTGLTKRVLQVWFQNARAKFRRNLLRQENGGVDKADGTSLPAPPSADSGALTPPGTATTLTDLTNPTITVVTSVTSNMDSHESGSPSQTTLTNLF from the exons ATGGAAATAGTGGGGTGCCGAGCAGAAGACAACTCGTGTCCTTTCCGCCCCCCAGCCATGCTCTTCCACGGGATCTCCGGAGGCCACATCCAAGGCATCATGGAGGAGATGGAGCGCAGATCCAAGACTGAGGCCCGTCTGGCCAAAGGCGCCCAGCTCAACGGCCGCGACGCG GGCATGCCCCCGCTTAGCCCGGAGAAGCCCGCCCTGTGCGCCGGCTGCGGGGGCAAGATCTCGGACAGGTACTACCTGCTGGCTGTGGACAAACAGTGGCATCTGAGATGCCTGAAGTGCTGTGAATGTAAGCTGGCCCTCGAGTCCGAGCTCACCTGCTTTGCCAAGGACGGTAGCATTTACTGCAAGGAGGATTACTACAG AAGGTTCTCTGTGCAGAGATGTGCCCGCTGCCACCTTGGCATTTCCGCCTCGGAGATGGTCATGCGCGCCCGAGACTCAGTCTACCACCTGAGCTGCTTCACCTGCTCCACTTGCAACAAGACTCTGACCACGGGCGACCATTTCGGCATGAAGGACAGCCTGGTGTACTGCCGCGCCCACTTCGAGACCCTCTTGCAAGGAGAGTATCCACCGCAGCTGAGCTACACGGAGCTGGCGGCCAAGAGCGGCGGCCTGGCCCTGCCTTACTTCAATGGTACGGGCACCGTGCAGAAGGGGCGGCCCCGGAAGCGGAAGAGCCCAGCGCTGGGAGTAGACATCGTCAATTACAACTCAG GTTGTAATGAGAATGAGGCAGACCACTTGGACCGGGACCAGCAGCCTTATCCACCCTCACAGAAGACCAAGCGCATGCGAACCTCTTTCAAGCATCACCAGCTCCGGACCATGAAATCCTACTTTGCCATCAACCACAATCCGGATGCCAAGGACCTCAAGCAGCTTGCCCAGAAAACAGGCCTGACCAAAAGAGTTTTGCAG GTTTGGTTCCAAAACGCACGAGCCAAATTCAGAAGGAACCTTttgcggcaggagaatgggggTGTTGATAAAGCTGATGGCACGTCGCTTCCGGCCCCGCCCTCAGCAGACAGCGGAGCTCTCACTCCACCCGGCACTGCGACCACTTTAACAGACCTGACCAATCCCACTATCACTGTAGTGACATCCGTGACCTCTAACATGGACAGCCACGAATCCGGAAGCCCCTCACAAACTACCTTAACGAACCTTTTCtaa
- the LHX9 gene encoding LIM/homeobox protein Lhx9 isoform X3 — translation MLNGTTLEAAMLFHGISGGHIQGIMEEMERRSKTEARLAKGAQLNGRDAGMPPLSPEKPALCAGCGGKISDRYYLLAVDKQWHLRCLKCCECKLALESELTCFAKDGSIYCKEDYYRRFSVQRCARCHLGISASEMVMRARDSVYHLSCFTCSTCNKTLTTGDHFGMKDSLVYCRAHFETLLQGEYPPQLSYTELAAKSGGLALPYFNGTGTVQKGRPRKRKSPALGVDIVNYNSGCNENEADHLDRDQQPYPPSQKTKRMRTSFKHHQLRTMKSYFAINHNPDAKDLKQLAQKTGLTKRVLQVWFQNARAKFRRNLLRQENGGVDKADGTSLPAPPSADSGALTPPGTATTLTDLTNPTITVVTSVTSNMDSHESGSPSQTTLTNLF, via the exons CCATGCTCTTCCACGGGATCTCCGGAGGCCACATCCAAGGCATCATGGAGGAGATGGAGCGCAGATCCAAGACTGAGGCCCGTCTGGCCAAAGGCGCCCAGCTCAACGGCCGCGACGCG GGCATGCCCCCGCTTAGCCCGGAGAAGCCCGCCCTGTGCGCCGGCTGCGGGGGCAAGATCTCGGACAGGTACTACCTGCTGGCTGTGGACAAACAGTGGCATCTGAGATGCCTGAAGTGCTGTGAATGTAAGCTGGCCCTCGAGTCCGAGCTCACCTGCTTTGCCAAGGACGGTAGCATTTACTGCAAGGAGGATTACTACAG AAGGTTCTCTGTGCAGAGATGTGCCCGCTGCCACCTTGGCATTTCCGCCTCGGAGATGGTCATGCGCGCCCGAGACTCAGTCTACCACCTGAGCTGCTTCACCTGCTCCACTTGCAACAAGACTCTGACCACGGGCGACCATTTCGGCATGAAGGACAGCCTGGTGTACTGCCGCGCCCACTTCGAGACCCTCTTGCAAGGAGAGTATCCACCGCAGCTGAGCTACACGGAGCTGGCGGCCAAGAGCGGCGGCCTGGCCCTGCCTTACTTCAATGGTACGGGCACCGTGCAGAAGGGGCGGCCCCGGAAGCGGAAGAGCCCAGCGCTGGGAGTAGACATCGTCAATTACAACTCAG GTTGTAATGAGAATGAGGCAGACCACTTGGACCGGGACCAGCAGCCTTATCCACCCTCACAGAAGACCAAGCGCATGCGAACCTCTTTCAAGCATCACCAGCTCCGGACCATGAAATCCTACTTTGCCATCAACCACAATCCGGATGCCAAGGACCTCAAGCAGCTTGCCCAGAAAACAGGCCTGACCAAAAGAGTTTTGCAG GTTTGGTTCCAAAACGCACGAGCCAAATTCAGAAGGAACCTTttgcggcaggagaatgggggTGTTGATAAAGCTGATGGCACGTCGCTTCCGGCCCCGCCCTCAGCAGACAGCGGAGCTCTCACTCCACCCGGCACTGCGACCACTTTAACAGACCTGACCAATCCCACTATCACTGTAGTGACATCCGTGACCTCTAACATGGACAGCCACGAATCCGGAAGCCCCTCACAAACTACCTTAACGAACCTTTTCtaa